In Trifolium pratense cultivar HEN17-A07 linkage group LG7, ARS_RC_1.1, whole genome shotgun sequence, a genomic segment contains:
- the LOC123895867 gene encoding uncharacterized protein LOC123895867, producing the protein MDGKVQLQKQLFDYTASLFQLFGVVLDASPYLSKGSSVVIISSIAGYNPVASMAMYGVTKTALLGLTKVVLLLVLYQLILLHSLPVILLCIGAQRVHEACIPFRNFCTEQNVEGCLKSLQQVKHEYSLVKSKLETLFKMEEELLASRLADLKVV; encoded by the exons ATGGATGGTAAGGTTCAGCTTCAGAAACAACTTTTTGATTATACTGCTTCCCTATTCCAACTTTTTGGTGTTGTGCTC GATGCAAGTCCATACTTGTCCAAGGGTTCTTCTGTTGTTATCATTTCATCGATTGCTGGTTATAACCCAGTGGCTTCTATGGCTATGTATGGAGTGACCAAAACAGCCCTTCTTGGACTTACCAAAGTTG TGTTGCTCCTGGTTTTGTACCAACTAATTTTGCTTCATTCATTACCAGTAATTCTGCTATG CATTGGTGCACAAAGAGTTCATGAAGCCTGCATTCCTTTTCGCAACTTTTGCACGGAACAAAATGTTGAAGG GTGTTTGAAAAGCTTGCAACAAGTAAAACATGAGTATTCCTTGGTGAAAAGCAAGCTTGAGACTCTTTTCAAG ATGGAGGAAGAGCTTTTGGCCTCACGTTTAGCAGATCTCAAGGTAGTGTGA